ATTTTTTAGAACTCTTGTCAAAAATGGCGATCGTTACGACATTTGCCATATCGCAGGCGACATAAATTTTCTCTTTTTCTAGCAAGATATTTGAAACCTTACAGCCAACATTTGGCAGAGCAAATAAAAATTCCTTCTCGCTAGCTACCCTTACGATCTCGTTGTTTAAATTTGCAACGTAAAAAGAGCTCTCATCAAAAGCACATCTTTGATCTTTGTAAATTTTCTCCTTTAAGCCTAGGCTTTTTGTCTCGCCATCTTTTACAAAGATGATGTTTTGACTATTTTCATCGACGAAACAGCCCTTACCCTCGGCAAAAAGCGCTATAAAAGACAAGCTAAGACATAGCAGAAATTTCATTATCTAGGTTGCTTTCATCGTAAATTTAAAATTAACAAAAATATACATATTCATATCTTAAAAGCAAATTAGAAGTTAATTTGTTTTCTTAAGCTTTTAAAGAAAAATATCAATAATTTTTTTTAAATTTTGCCATTTACAATAAATAGACTTTGGAATTTAATGGATAGAAATATTTTTTTGATAAAAATTTATTATCTGTAAAAAAATCTGTATTTTAGGCTTTTTTTGCATTAAAAATTTTAAATTATAAATATTTCTTTAAAAATTATTTAAATTATATAATTATATTAAGAAATAAAAATTTTCTCTTGCGTTTTGAGCGAGGGCTACTCTAGGTTTTTTTGATATTTTTTGCTTAAATTTGCTGATAACTTAAATTTGTTTAAATAGGCTATAATCCACCAAAAAAAGGAGAGATAATGCTAACACATTTAGATGAAAAAGACCGTCCAAAGATGGTCGATGTAAGCCCAAAAGATCCAACTAAAAGAGTAGCAACTGCTAGCGGGATCATCAAAATGAGCAAAGATGCTTTTAAGGCGATCAAAGAAAATACCGGCAAAAAAGGCCCAGTCATCCAAACAGCCGTCGTCGCTGCGATAATGGGCGCTAAAAAGACAAGCGAGCTAATACCTATGTGCCATCCACTGGCCATTTTGGGTGTGGATTGTGACATCGAGGAGCTGCCTGAAATTTGCGCTTTTAAGCTTTATGTGAGCGTCAAGATAGAGGGCAAAACAGGCGTTGAGATGGAGGCGCTAACAGGCGTGAGCGTGGGACTTTTAACCATTTACGATATGGTAAAAGCCATAGATAAGGGCATGGAGATAGATAACATCGTGCTAGAGAGCAAAACAGGAGGCAAAAGTGGCGAATATATGCGATCTAAATAATAAAAAGGCAAAAATCGACTACCCAACACACTGGAAGTATAAAGTGATATTTGACGCTGGCGTAAATGCCGAAGAGAAGGTAAAAGAGATAGTAAAAGATAGAGAATTTAAGCTAGTTTTTTCAAAATTTAGCAAAGATAAAAAATACGCTAGCTACGATCTAGCTGTGATAGTTTTAAGCGAAGAAGAGAGGCTAGAGATTTTTTCAGCGCTAAAACACGAAGCAAAATACGTTTTATAAGGCAAAAATATGGATAAACTTGAACAAAATTTACGTGATTATAAAGATAGCGAGGGGCTACTTACTAGCATAAAGGCTCTTTGCAACGACTTTTTTAGGGATGTCTCAGACAAAGACGAAAACACACTGCCTGATCTTTTGAAGCAAAAGATGAACGAGCTTTACGACAAGATGGACAAAGAGAGCCTCATAAATGCTAAAAACCTAAAAAGCGCTATGGAGGGGATAAATCAGGCCCTAGTTAGCGGCGAAGAGAAGCAGCTTTATGAGCTATTTGATAAAAGGGATGAGATAAATAGGGCCATCGAAGCAAAGCGTGAAGAGATAAAAAATAGGCTAAAAATTTCATTTGAAGCAGCTGAAGAGGTCGTAAAAGATAGAGATTTTGGCGAAAAAGAGGAAATTTTAGAGCTTTTAAACAACGCCATTATCAGAGAAACAAGGATGCTTGGCATCTTAAAAGAGAGTGCTCAAATCGCCTTTTTAACGACGCTTGAAGGCGCAAAGGATGTCGAAGAGACTGCTGGCGCGATAGCTAAAAATATGACCTACGCTGCGATAAGAGGCGGAGAGTTTAGCAAAGAGCGAATGTTTGAAATTTCAAAAAATATCATCAGTGCAGCTGGAAATTTAGCAAATGAGGGGCATATATTTGCAAAAGAGCTCATAAAAGGCGCGATAAATGGCACTAGAGATGGCATTTTAAGGGCTATTGAAAAGCTAAAAGATGAGGCGAAATTTGCCCCAGATGAGCTAAGACTAAACTCACAGCTTTTAAATTTAAAAAACGTGGATGAAGAGTTTATAGCGCTTCTTAAAGAGCTTGAAAATGAATTTGACGGCGTGGCTAAAAGCGAGATCGAAAGCGTGATAAATAGCGAGCTTGATACAAATCTAGCAAAATTTAAACGCATAAGCGATCAAGCGATGGAGCAGATCAGCTCAAGGCTTGAAGAGCTAAAATCAAACGGCGTTGCAAAGCTTATGAGCGAGGCAAACAATAAATTTGAAGCTCTAAAACAAGAGCTAAACGACAAGAGCAAAAAGCTAAAGCTAAATTTTGACGCAAATGACAAGCTTGAAGGCCTCAAACAAGATATCGCAGAGTTTGAGAAAAAGGCGAACAACAAGCTTGAAGACATCAAACAAATGGATATAAAATCAGAAGCTAAGAAATTTGGCGACAGAGCCTATCAAGCTGCAAAAGACTTCATAAACGTCATAAAAAAAGATAAAAAAGAGGAGTAAATTTGCCAAGCTTTTTGGCAAATTTATCATTTTGGCTAGGTCTTAGCCTAGCCCTTTTCATCACTTAAATTTATAAAAATAGATAGAGCAAAAACGCACCCAAGATCAAGCGGTAGATGACAAAAGGAAGCATCCTGATCCTTGAGATGATCCCCATAAATAGCTTCACGCAGATATAAGCACTAACTGCACTTATGATGACGCCAAGGGCGATGTCGCTCCAAGGCAAGGCGTTTGGATCTTTTATAAGCTTGATGCTCTCAAGTCCGCCAGCTAGTATGATGACAGGTATCGAAAGTAAAAATGAGAAATTTGCACTGCCTTTATGGCTAAAGCCCAAAAACAAGGCCGCTGTCATCGTTATGCCTGATCTTGAGACGCCAGGGATGAGCGCCACAGCCTGCGCTAAGCCTATAATAAGAGCAAATTTTATGGTCATTTCGTATTCGCTTTTGTTTGTTGAGCGAAGATCAGCAAAGTAAAGTGCGATGCCAAAGATGATCGTAGTAACAGCGATCACAACGCCGCTTCTTGCGTACTCTTCGATCACGTTGTTGAACAAAAGTCCAAAGATGCCAACCGGGATAGTGGCAAATCCCACGCACCAGACAAGCAAGCTATCGCCCACCATCTTTCTTTGTGCTATCGAGGCAAAAAAGTCGCGAAGCAGCTTAAAAATCGTATCTTTAAAATAAAAAAGTATCGCGCTTAGCGTACCAACATGCACTGCCACGTCAAAAGCAAGCCCTTGATCTGGCCAGCCAAGTAGCTTTGGCACCAAGATGAGATGAGCCGAGCTTGATATCGGCAAAAACTCGCTTATGCCTTGCACCAAGGCCAAAACGATAACGTGAGAAATTTCCATAAAATGCCTTTTTTTGATTTTAGATTGCAGCTGGGGATTTTACTCCCCAAAGTTAAATTTTATATAAGTTCGCTAGCAAAATTTGCAAGCTTTTGCGGAGTAAATCCGAAGTGGTCAAATAGTTCATTTGCCTTGCCGCTAGCGCCAAAGCTGTTCATGCCATAAACTGCGTCGGCAAATTTATACCACTCATAGCCAGTTGCGGCCTCAACTGCGATAATGGTTGTATTTTTATCTAAAATTCTAGCCACATACTCAGCTGGCTGCTCGCAAAGCAGATCAAAACAAGGTGCTGATACGATGTTTGCACCGATACCTTGCTCAGCTAGAAGTGCGGCTGCTTTTACGCAGAGTGAGACCTCGCTGCCGCTTGCTATAAATGTGATCTTTGCATCTTTTGCCGAGCTTAAAAGATATGCGCCGTTGCTAACCTCGCCAAATTCGCCTTTTGCAAGTGGGTCAAGCCCTTGGCGGCTAAGCACAAATGCGCTTGGAGCGTTTAAATTTAGAGCCACTTGCCAGCTAGCTGCGTTTTCGTTGCCATCAGCTGGGCGAAAAGTGTAGAAATTTGGCATCGCTCTAAATGTGCTAAGCTGCTCGATAGGCTGATGTGTCGGACCATCTTCGCCAACGCCGATGCTATCGTGTGTGAAGACAAAAAAGTGCTTGATGCCCATTAGCGCTGCTATCCTCGCACTTGGCTTTAGATAGTCGCTGAAGATGAAAAATGTCGCTGAAAATGGCAAGAAAAGGCCGTATCTGGCGATGCCGTTATTGATCGCTGCCATGGCGTGCTCTCTGATGCCGTAGTGGATATTTTTGCCATTTGGGAAGTCGCCCATGCCCTTTAGCTCAGTCTTGTTTGAAGGAGCAAGATCTGCGCTACCACCGATAAAGCCAGGAAGTTTTTTAGCTATCTCGTTTAAAATAACGTGGTTTGTATCTCTTGTGGCTAGCTTTTTGTCGCTAAAGTCTGGAAATTCGATCTTGCTAAAGTCTGGGTTAAGAAGTGAGTTTAATAAATTTTTGCCCTCAATGCTTAACGCCTCAACCTTTTTGTTCCACATCGCCTCTTCAAGATCGCCCTTTTCAACTGCGCCTCTAAATCTTAAAAGCACGTCCTCGTCGATAGCAAATTTCTTCTCAGGGTCAAAGCCAGCTGCGGCCTTTGCCTTTTTGATGATCTCTTCGCCAAGTGGCGCGCCGTGGCTGTGGTGGCTGCCTTCAAGCTCCATTGCGCCGCGTGCTATGTGTGTGTTTGCGATGATGAGATATGGCGACTCTTTCTCGCTTGCTTGCTCAAGTGCAAATTCGATCTGGTTGTAGTCGTGTCCGTCGATGCGTGCGACCTCCCAGCCCTGCGCTTCAAACCTCGCCTTGACGTCCTCGCTAAATGCGATCGCTGTGTCACCCTCGATCGTGATGTTGTTTGAGTCGTAGATGAGCACAAGGTTGTCTAGTCTTAAATTTCCTGCGATTGAACATGCCTCGTAGCTTATGCCCTCTTCAAGATCGCCATCACCGCAAAGACAGTAAATTTTATGATCGATTATTT
This genomic stretch from Campylobacter concisus harbors:
- a CDS encoding HP0495 family protein; this translates as MANICDLNNKKAKIDYPTHWKYKVIFDAGVNAEEKVKEIVKDREFKLVFSKFSKDKKYASYDLAVIVLSEEERLEIFSALKHEAKYVL
- a CDS encoding undecaprenyl-diphosphate phosphatase; the encoded protein is MEISHVIVLALVQGISEFLPISSSAHLILVPKLLGWPDQGLAFDVAVHVGTLSAILFYFKDTIFKLLRDFFASIAQRKMVGDSLLVWCVGFATIPVGIFGLLFNNVIEEYARSGVVIAVTTIIFGIALYFADLRSTNKSEYEMTIKFALIIGLAQAVALIPGVSRSGITMTAALFLGFSHKGSANFSFLLSIPVIILAGGLESIKLIKDPNALPWSDIALGVIISAVSAYICVKLFMGIISRIRMLPFVIYRLILGAFLLYLFL
- the tkt gene encoding transketolase; translated protein: MLKKQADTIRFLCADMVQNANSGHPGAPMGLADIMVVLSNFLKHNPKNPKWLNRDRLVFSGGHASSLVYSFLHLSGYDLSLDELKKFRQLGSNTPGHPEIHTPGVEVATGPLGQGVANAVGLAMAEKYAANVLNESDNKIIDHKIYCLCGDGDLEEGISYEACSIAGNLRLDNLVLIYDSNNITIEGDTAIAFSEDVKARFEAQGWEVARIDGHDYNQIEFALEQASEKESPYLIIANTHIARGAMELEGSHHSHGAPLGEEIIKKAKAAAGFDPEKKFAIDEDVLLRFRGAVEKGDLEEAMWNKKVEALSIEGKNLLNSLLNPDFSKIEFPDFSDKKLATRDTNHVILNEIAKKLPGFIGGSADLAPSNKTELKGMGDFPNGKNIHYGIREHAMAAINNGIARYGLFLPFSATFFIFSDYLKPSARIAALMGIKHFFVFTHDSIGVGEDGPTHQPIEQLSTFRAMPNFYTFRPADGNENAASWQVALNLNAPSAFVLSRQGLDPLAKGEFGEVSNGAYLLSSAKDAKITFIASGSEVSLCVKAAALLAEQGIGANIVSAPCFDLLCEQPAEYVARILDKNTTIIAVEAATGYEWYKFADAVYGMNSFGASGKANELFDHFGFTPQKLANFASELI
- the moaC gene encoding cyclic pyranopterin monophosphate synthase MoaC, producing the protein MMLTHLDEKDRPKMVDVSPKDPTKRVATASGIIKMSKDAFKAIKENTGKKGPVIQTAVVAAIMGAKKTSELIPMCHPLAILGVDCDIEELPEICAFKLYVSVKIEGKTGVEMEALTGVSVGLLTIYDMVKAIDKGMEIDNIVLESKTGGKSGEYMRSK